CTCAGTATTGActtaaaaattagaaaaattaGTCCACAAAGTCTCATTTTTCTAACCCCGTTGATGTATTCTCAGGTAGGAACCAACGTGCCCATATTTTATTCCACCGGACGGGGCTCTGTTACGCACATGTTCGCCGTTTCCTTGGTAACAACCATTTACCATACACGTTGACgatttatttaaacaacatgGATATCCAGGAACGAAGTGAGTcgtttaaattaatttaactaACATGACTGTAACTTAAGGGAGGTGTAAAGTAATAACGTAGTTCGGAAAATGCAAAATATGGCTAACAGACTCTGACAGTTGGTATTAATTTAACGCTAATgtgtttagctagctaacctttAGCCTACCTAACAGCCAGCTAACGTTATCGTTCAGTAACGATCAAAAATACCGTTGCTGCTTTGTGATTAAACGAAATATTGCATTTGTTGAAAAAGGACAATTGCTAGTTCacctaacgttaacgttagctagctgtttGTATAGCTTTGACAGATTTTATTTCACATGAACAAAGGAAGCTAGCTATATCACCTGTTGCCTCCCCTCGGTCTCCAGATGTGCGAGACTGCGGAGCCAACATCGTAGAAATGGTTGACATGGAAGAAGAACATTTTGCTATTTCAAGGTGGGTTTCAAATCACAATACTTGCTTTTGTTTCCATTTAGAGCTGTGAAATGCAAAGGCCAGATAATGAAATGAGCAAGCTGTGTCGTGAGGTCAGGAAAGGCGTGTCTGTCACATCACTGCCTATGGCATACTTTTTATTAGctcagtggttcttaacctgggttcgatcgaaccccaggggttcggcggaggtcaagacacacacccgactcatatgattcgtgatgacacgccccgcttggccatcatcagcagggttcggtgaacgcgcatatgaaactggtgggggtcagtacctccaacaaggttaagaaccactgtaTTAGCTAATATGGGACTTTACCCGGTCAGGACTTGAGCCTATACTTAGCAGTCAAGACTCAAGTTGTCATTTTTGAGACACAAGTCTACAGCTAGATAAAGCAGAATTAATACATAGCTGTGATGTATTGCATATAAAGTCTACCTTTAAGTTATATGATCGTGTTGccttgtttttcctctccagtTCCTCAGCAGCAGACGCAGCTTTTGATGCGGTTATTGGCTACATAGAGGACATCATCATGGGTAGGATAAGTGATGAACCCATTCTTGTCtgtattatatttaaataaattaaaaaagatacaCATTTACAATCCAACTATTTGTGAAAGATGAATTGTTCCACAATCTGGCAGTAAGAATGTCATGTTCTTATGTTGTTAAACATGTCTCGACAGACTTTATGCTTAGAAAACTAATGGCTAAAGCAACTGTATGTGAGAAAAGTGGCTGTTATGTCCAAAAATGACGGCCTCTGTAGCTTTATTagacctatatatatatatatatatgtgtgtgtgtgtgtgtatagaccTATACAAAGAAATATTTATTTAGATTATCAAATTGCTTCAACTGGTCTTTATTTGTTCTGTAAGAATGGTGAAAAATGCATGAAAGAAAGTTGTACATATGTAAATCATTTccatatatatgtatttttttaaaaggttggtTTACTAAACCAGCTGAAGACATATACATCTTAAGTGTTTCACTAGTTGGTGGTGAAGCTATGTGATGTTCTACGTGTccgttacttttcttttagaGGAGGAGTTCCAGTATCTTCAGCAGAACTTCATGGAGAAACACTACCAGGAGTTTGAGGACTCTGACGAGAACAAGCTCAGTTACACACTTATCTTCAATGAGTATGTGAGTTGCTGACCATCTTGCTGTGGTCTAATGTAACTCCCACACCTGTCTTCAAGGAATATGCATACATACGATTAGCTGAATTTTTTTCTGTCTAAGTCTAATACACATTTAGTTATCTCTAGAAATACGATCGTTACAGCTCTATCAAAGATTCTGACTTTTCACTGAACGTCTGTCGTAGTCAGGGAGGTAAACTAAGACCAGATGCCTATTAACACTCATGTctgttgtctgttgttttgtagGTTGACCTGCTGGAAAAAcacctggagcagcagctgATGGAGAGGATCCCCGCCTTCAACATGAACACTTTCACAGAGCTGCTAATGTAAGATGTGACACAACTTTCCCAAAAGTCCCTCTTATTCTAGGCTGTTTTCTTCTGACAACAACTAAACCACTCTAATTCAGTTGGTGACATACACTGGTGTCATTGAAAGCAATGAGTCAGCTCATACAGTGGTTGGTTTGATGCACCTGTTGCACCTAAGAAATATTATTTTGCAGCACGCCACTAGGTGGCACAAACGTACATTCCAATGTGACTGGATTCACAATGTGGGTGTCTTCATCTGCAGGCAACACAAAGAGGAAGTTCCAGGTGACATCTTTGACATGCTGCTGACGTTCACTGACTTCATGGCCTTTAAGGAGATGTTTCTGGAATACAGAGCTGTAAGTTATTTGTAAACTGGCAAACACCTCTAATCCCCTTTTCATTAAGAAGCTCAGCAACTTTAGGATTctctatttatattttctaataGGTACTGGTGCCATATTCCATAATTAAACAGGTATCTTATTACCGTAAGCCTTCCTTAAAGCCCATTTGAATCTTGACTGATTTCTGCGGGTTAATTGGTCAAAAACAAGTGTTTAGGACTCTGTTGTAGGGATGTAGGATTCAGAAAATGGTACGATTCAATTACGATTTTTGGGCTCACAATTTGATTCAATATTAATTTTTCGGTTAAAAAACGATTCACGTCATGTGATTGCAGTacttacaataaaatatatgtatgaaTCAATTTTTGGAAATCTCTGAATCGTTTTTGAATTGGTAGAACTAGAATTGCTATTCgaatatgaattttttttttgcgcaCCCCTACCTGTTTGTAATGTTATGCTTCAATAACAGCTGTATGCATCTGTATGTTTCTAGGAGAAGGAGGGCCGAGGTCTGGACCTGAGTCAAGGACTGGTGGTTACATCTCTGATCTCTGCAGGCTCCAAACACATCGGCTCCACTCAATCCCAGTGACACTCACActcaaaaagtcaaatatttaaattgCATCCTCTTCTATACGTTTATATAACATTTTCTCCATTGGCTTTCACAAAGTTGTTAGCttgtttttgtgagttttgTTTCTACTCTAATGGTGAGCTGCTGGATACATGCCCCTTATTTCTACAGTTTGCGCACAAATGACCCCTAATGGCAAATTCATATATGCATTCCTCTGTATTTTATGTGGCAATTGGGATGGTATGGGGGTTTAAGAGGCTGTTTATAG
This genomic stretch from Etheostoma spectabile isolate EspeVRDwgs_2016 chromosome 8, UIUC_Espe_1.0, whole genome shotgun sequence harbors:
- the arl2bp gene encoding ADP-ribosylation factor-like protein 2-binding protein; the encoded protein is MDIQERNVRDCGANIVEMVDMEEEHFAISSSSAADAAFDAVIGYIEDIIMEEEFQYLQQNFMEKHYQEFEDSDENKLSYTLIFNEYVDLLEKHLEQQLMERIPAFNMNTFTELLMQHKEEVPGDIFDMLLTFTDFMAFKEMFLEYRAEKEGRGLDLSQGLVVTSLISAGSKHIGSTQSQ